From the Cryptomeria japonica chromosome 2, Sugi_1.0, whole genome shotgun sequence genome, one window contains:
- the LOC131061965 gene encoding uncharacterized protein LOC131061965, with the protein MAGYLGYFKTYRQVRERFTWKGLKLDVLRYVRECPVCQQNKQEHTYPAGLLQPLPIPNRKWQCLYVDFITGLLKAQGRDWQQKAWVKWIYLYEYCYNTTHHISIQMTSFLALYGYEVPSFLDLLLSDSRVPSAGDLLQKSQDILKTLKENIAKAQNQQKQYADQKRTKHSFEVGDMVYLMLQLYC; encoded by the exons ATGGCAGGATATCTGGGGTATTTCAAAACATATAGGCAGGTACGTGAGCGCTTTACATGGAAAGGGCTCAAGTTGGATGTTCTTAGATATGTTAGAGAGTGCCCTGTTTGCCAGCAGAATAAACAGGAGCACACTTACCCTGCAGGACTACTCCAGCCACTTCCTATTCCTAACAGGAAGTGGCAATGCTTATATGTGGATTTCATCACGGGCTTGCTGAAAGCCCAAGGGAGGGATT GGCAGCAGAAGGCTTGGGTGAAGTGGATTTATCTCtatgagtattgttataataccactCACCACATATCTATTCAGATGACATCGTTTTTGGCTTTGTATGGGTATGAGGTGCCCAGTTTTCTAGATTTACTACTGAGTGATAGTAGAGTGCCTAGTGCTGGTGATTTGTTGCAGAAGAGCCAGGACATTTTAAAGACTCTCAAGGAGAATATTGCTAAGGCACAAAATCAGCAGAAGCAGTATGCAGACCAGAAGAGGACTAAACattcatttgaggtaggagatatgGTGTATCTGATGCTACAGCTCTATTGTTAG